The Solidesulfovibrio fructosivorans JJ] genome has a window encoding:
- the typA gene encoding translational GTPase TypA translates to MSQKIRNESLRNIAIIAHVDHGKTTLVDHMFRQSGLFRQNQEVADRIMDSMDLERERGITIAAKNCAVISEGVKINIIDTPGHADFGGEVERALSMVDGAVLLVDASEGPLPQTRFVLKKTLDRGLPVIVAVNKIDRKDARTEEVLNEIYDLFIDLDASEEQLEFPVLYAIGREGMCKESLEEEGKDLAPLFKHILADIPAPSHDPDEPFRMLVSDLGYSDFLGRLAIGRVISGTARINETLVRIDENGTANPLRVSKLQVYQGPSLTETDEAESGDIIVLSGVEEVTIGDTICTADSPKALPRIHVDEPTVAMRFAINSSPFAGREGKFVQSAKLRERLYKETLRNVAIRVEETEDKDSFTVKGRGEFQMAILVETMRREGFELSVGRPEVIFKTEDGVRKEPIEHLFIDCDEAFVGVVTEKLSIRKGRMLNLVNHGSGRVRVEFSIPSRGLIGYRDEFLTDTKGTGIMNSSLDGYEEYRGDFPSRFTGSIVCDRQGVAVPYALFNLEPRGRLFVVPGDPVYEGMIVGEHNRDNDINVNPCKEKKLTNMRASGKDENVILSPVLPMTLERALHFVREDEMVEITPVSIRLRKSVLSAKDRHTLDGAKKKERG, encoded by the coding sequence ATGAGCCAGAAAATTCGCAACGAATCGCTTCGCAATATCGCCATCATAGCCCACGTCGACCACGGCAAGACCACGCTGGTCGACCATATGTTCCGCCAAAGCGGCCTTTTTCGGCAAAATCAGGAAGTGGCCGACCGCATCATGGACAGCATGGACCTGGAGCGCGAACGCGGCATCACCATTGCCGCCAAGAACTGCGCCGTGATCTCCGAAGGGGTCAAGATCAACATCATCGACACCCCCGGCCACGCCGACTTCGGCGGCGAGGTCGAGCGGGCGCTGTCCATGGTCGACGGCGCGGTGCTCCTTGTCGACGCTTCCGAAGGGCCGCTGCCCCAGACCCGTTTCGTGCTCAAAAAGACCCTGGACCGGGGTCTTCCCGTCATCGTCGCGGTCAACAAGATCGACCGCAAGGACGCCCGCACCGAGGAAGTCTTAAACGAGATCTACGACCTGTTCATCGACCTGGACGCCTCCGAGGAGCAGCTCGAATTCCCGGTGCTCTACGCCATCGGCCGCGAGGGCATGTGCAAGGAGTCGCTGGAAGAGGAGGGCAAGGACCTGGCCCCCCTGTTCAAGCACATCCTGGCCGACATCCCGGCCCCGTCCCATGATCCCGACGAACCCTTCCGCATGCTGGTCTCCGACCTCGGCTATTCCGACTTTCTGGGCCGGCTGGCCATCGGCCGGGTCATCTCGGGCACGGCCCGCATCAACGAAACCCTGGTCCGCATCGACGAGAACGGCACGGCCAATCCCCTTCGCGTCTCCAAGCTGCAGGTCTATCAAGGCCCGAGCCTGACCGAGACCGACGAGGCCGAGTCGGGCGACATCATCGTGCTTTCCGGCGTCGAGGAAGTCACCATCGGCGACACCATCTGCACGGCGGATTCGCCCAAGGCCCTGCCGCGCATCCATGTGGACGAGCCGACCGTCGCCATGCGCTTCGCCATCAACTCCTCGCCGTTCGCCGGCCGGGAGGGCAAGTTCGTCCAGTCGGCCAAGCTGCGTGAGCGCCTCTACAAGGAAACACTGCGCAACGTGGCCATCCGCGTGGAGGAGACCGAGGACAAGGACAGCTTCACGGTCAAGGGCCGGGGCGAGTTCCAGATGGCCATCCTGGTCGAAACCATGCGCCGGGAGGGCTTCGAGTTGTCGGTAGGGCGGCCGGAGGTCATTTTCAAGACCGAGGACGGCGTGCGCAAGGAACCCATCGAGCATCTTTTCATCGACTGCGACGAGGCCTTCGTGGGCGTGGTCACGGAAAAGCTCTCCATCCGCAAGGGACGCATGCTGAACCTGGTCAACCACGGTTCGGGCCGGGTGCGGGTGGAATTTTCCATTCCATCCCGAGGACTTATCGGTTACCGCGACGAGTTTTTGACCGACACCAAGGGCACGGGCATCATGAACTCGTCCCTGGACGGCTATGAGGAATACCGGGGCGATTTTCCCAGCCGCTTCACCGGTTCCATCGTCTGCGACCGGCAAGGCGTGGCCGTGCCGTACGCGCTTTTCAACCTGGAGCCGCGCGGCCGGCTTTTCGTCGTCCCCGGCGACCCGGTTTACGAAGGCATGATCGTCGGCGAGCACAACAGGGATAACGACATCAACGTCAACCCGTGCAAGGAAAAGAAGCTGACGAACATGCGCGCCTCAGGCAAGGACGAAAACGTCATCCTGTCGCCGGTTCTGCCCATGACTCTGGAGCGGGCGCTGCATTTCGTGCGCGAGGACGAGATGGTGGAGATCACGCCGGTGTCCATCCGGCTGCGCAAGAGCGTGCTTTCGGCCAAGGATCGGCACACGCTTGATGGCGCGAAAAAGAAGGAGCGCGGCTAA
- a CDS encoding sensor histidine kinase has product MKTPGRQTADAADSDAGRRDRLLGFGEHSVSKSYYPELKRRLEELERFRSLLEQTGEAIFLVDGRTGRIADTAGAAGVMLRQEREALLGLPFAALLPMEAVEHLHGLFSGDFAAGRLETVLTRPGGKGTTPAVEMTFRMAKGEDGPIAVIVARDVSERKKSELALRRAEEKYRGIVENAAEGIFQSSLDGRLISANPAVATILGYASPREMMRRVKSIIDQTVAREDDRQRIRAELERYDQVKNLEVQLVTKSGDLIWGLINARRIRDAAGEAERFDGSLQDVTIRKQAEQTLLRYHDELERRVAERTAELTRANERLTHEVTIRKRAEEAADAANRAKSEFLSMVSHEIRTPLTSVMGFAVIIEKRLDQLFNRLLGDDPRQRRQAEQIMENLGIIVSEGERLKHLINDVLDLAKLEAGKMAFKHERVDPAEVVRHVMSASEGLLAATPRVALKTSIQGRLPEVIGDRDRLIQVLVNLVSNALKFTEQGSVTCRARTADGYVVIDVADTGIGIPEAEQHKVFEKFNQIGATLTNKPKGTGLGLAICKHIVESHGGRISYVSRFGSGSTFTFALPIA; this is encoded by the coding sequence ATGAAGACGCCAGGCAGACAAACGGCTGACGCCGCAGACAGCGACGCCGGCCGTCGGGACAGACTGCTCGGCTTCGGCGAACACTCGGTCAGCAAAAGCTACTACCCGGAGCTCAAGCGCCGTCTCGAGGAGTTGGAGCGCTTCCGTTCGCTTCTCGAACAGACCGGCGAGGCCATTTTCCTGGTCGACGGCCGCACGGGCCGCATCGCCGACACCGCCGGCGCGGCCGGAGTCATGCTGCGCCAGGAGCGGGAGGCGCTCCTCGGGCTTCCTTTCGCCGCACTGCTCCCCATGGAAGCCGTGGAGCATCTCCATGGACTTTTTTCCGGGGATTTCGCCGCCGGACGCCTGGAAACGGTCCTCACGAGGCCAGGAGGCAAGGGAACGACCCCGGCCGTGGAAATGACGTTCCGCATGGCCAAGGGCGAGGACGGGCCCATTGCCGTCATCGTGGCCCGGGACGTCTCGGAGCGCAAAAAAAGCGAACTGGCCTTGCGCCGGGCCGAGGAAAAATACCGGGGCATCGTCGAAAACGCGGCCGAGGGTATTTTCCAAAGTTCCCTGGACGGACGGCTCATCAGCGCCAACCCGGCCGTGGCCACCATTTTGGGCTATGCTTCGCCGCGCGAGATGATGCGGCGCGTCAAAAGCATCATCGACCAGACCGTGGCCCGCGAGGACGACCGTCAGCGCATCCGGGCCGAGCTGGAACGCTACGACCAGGTCAAGAACCTGGAAGTCCAGCTTGTCACCAAATCCGGCGACCTGATCTGGGGCCTCATCAACGCCCGGCGCATCCGGGACGCCGCCGGGGAGGCGGAACGCTTCGACGGGTCGCTCCAGGACGTGACCATTCGCAAGCAGGCGGAGCAGACGCTTCTGCGCTACCACGACGAGCTCGAACGCCGCGTGGCCGAACGCACGGCGGAACTGACCCGCGCCAACGAGCGCCTCACCCACGAAGTGACCATCCGCAAACGGGCCGAGGAGGCGGCCGACGCCGCCAACCGGGCCAAATCCGAATTCCTGTCCATGGTCTCCCACGAGATACGCACCCCCCTGACCTCGGTCATGGGGTTTGCCGTCATTATCGAAAAGCGCCTGGACCAGCTGTTTAATCGCCTCCTCGGCGACGATCCCAGGCAGCGCCGGCAAGCCGAACAGATCATGGAGAACCTCGGGATCATCGTCTCCGAGGGCGAGCGTCTCAAGCACCTCATCAACGACGTCCTGGACCTGGCCAAGCTCGAGGCCGGCAAGATGGCCTTCAAACACGAGCGGGTGGACCCGGCCGAGGTGGTGCGCCATGTCATGAGCGCATCGGAAGGATTGCTGGCCGCCACCCCCAGGGTCGCCCTGAAGACGAGCATCCAGGGCCGTCTGCCCGAGGTCATCGGCGACCGCGACCGGCTGATCCAGGTGCTGGTCAACCTGGTCTCCAATGCCCTCAAATTCACCGAGCAGGGCTCCGTCACCTGCCGGGCCAGGACCGCGGACGGCTATGTCGTCATCGACGTGGCCGATACCGGCATCGGCATTCCGGAAGCCGAGCAGCATAAGGTTTTCGAAAAATTCAACCAGATCGGCGCAACACTGACCAACAAGCCCAAGGGCACGGGACTGGGGCTGGCCATCTGCAAACACATCGTCGAGTCACACGGCGGTCGCATTTCGTACGTATCACGTTTCGGATCGGGCAGCACATTCACCTTCGCCCTGCCGATTGCCTAA
- the ercA gene encoding alcohol dehydrogenase-like regulatory protein ErcA has protein sequence MRDDILLAMRKFVAPEFVFGNGALALAGRQAAGLGVRHALLVADSGLMDFGWPQRVQESLDAAGVETTLFTDFSSNPRDHESMAGSRIFGDAGCDALVAVGGGSAMDCAKAIGIVSVNQRHIREFEGVDNVERPGPPLLCVPTTAGTGAEVSQFAIITDSERRVKIAIAGKTLIPDAALIDPETTVTMSETLTAHTGLDALTHAMEAYVSNANSPMTDLLAREAIRLIAAHLLPAMRNPKDMQARGGMLLASLYAGMAFSNAILGAVHAMSHSLGGLLDLPHGLCNAILLDHVADYNFSAAPERYADIGRLLGARFADDAGPDEKKDAVLAAMRDFKRAAGVTIGLADLGVGPEALTRLAHNALDDLCLLTNPRQPSQADIEAIYEDARQTNG, from the coding sequence ATGCGGGACGATATTTTACTTGCCATGCGCAAATTCGTGGCCCCGGAATTTGTTTTCGGCAACGGAGCCCTGGCCCTGGCCGGGCGGCAGGCGGCCGGGCTCGGCGTGCGCCATGCCTTGCTCGTGGCCGATTCCGGCCTCATGGATTTCGGCTGGCCGCAGCGGGTCCAGGAAAGCCTCGACGCCGCCGGGGTCGAAACGACCCTTTTTACCGATTTTTCCTCCAATCCCCGCGATCACGAGTCCATGGCCGGATCGCGCATTTTCGGCGACGCCGGCTGCGATGCCCTGGTGGCCGTCGGCGGCGGCTCGGCCATGGACTGCGCCAAGGCCATCGGCATCGTCAGCGTCAACCAGCGCCACATCCGGGAATTCGAGGGCGTGGACAACGTGGAACGGCCCGGCCCGCCGCTTTTGTGCGTGCCGACCACGGCCGGCACCGGGGCCGAGGTGTCCCAGTTCGCCATCATCACGGACAGCGAGCGCCGGGTCAAGATCGCCATTGCCGGCAAGACGCTGATCCCGGACGCGGCCCTGATCGACCCCGAAACCACCGTGACCATGTCCGAAACCCTGACCGCCCATACCGGACTCGACGCCCTGACCCACGCCATGGAGGCCTACGTTTCCAACGCGAACAGCCCCATGACCGATCTGCTCGCCCGCGAGGCCATCCGCCTCATCGCCGCCCATCTGCTTCCGGCCATGCGCAACCCCAAGGACATGCAGGCCCGCGGCGGCATGCTCCTGGCCAGCCTGTACGCCGGCATGGCCTTTTCCAACGCCATCCTCGGCGCGGTCCACGCCATGTCCCACAGCCTGGGCGGGCTGCTCGACCTGCCCCATGGGCTTTGCAACGCCATTTTGCTGGATCACGTGGCGGACTACAATTTCAGCGCCGCGCCGGAGCGCTACGCGGACATCGGACGTCTTTTGGGCGCGCGCTTCGCCGACGATGCCGGGCCGGACGAAAAGAAGGACGCTGTGCTCGCCGCCATGCGGGACTTCAAGCGCGCCGCCGGCGTCACCATCGGCCTGGCCGACCTCGGCGTCGGCCCGGAAGCCCTGACCCGGCTTGCCCACAATGCCCTGGACGACCTGTGCCTTTTGACCAACCCCCGGCAGCCGAGCCAAGCCGATATCGAAGCGATTTATGAAGACGCCAGGCAGACAAACGGCTGA
- a CDS encoding carbohydrate deacetylase, with translation MRRLFVNADDFGLTEGVSAGILTAMAAGVVGGTTAMVCVEGGLERLTRLGPRIAGRVGLHLQLTGGRPCLPPEQIPSLVTEEGLFPRKKKAVVDIDPNEVRREWRAQLARFRQSGLTPSHLDSHHHIHNRPGAMPIFVELARELGVPGRAVSDAMRESLTEAGVVHADLCLTRFYGENLSATTFLSLVDAAFAALGGSGTVEVMVHPGRHDAALAAISTYSEGRELELAALTEPGLAEAMAERGIQVVTAAELSGRTVAPRRQAL, from the coding sequence ATGCGTCGGCTTTTCGTCAACGCGGACGATTTCGGCCTGACCGAGGGGGTGAGCGCCGGGATTCTTACGGCCATGGCCGCCGGCGTCGTCGGAGGCACGACCGCCATGGTCTGCGTCGAGGGCGGGCTGGAGCGGCTTACCCGCCTGGGACCGCGCATCGCCGGCCGGGTCGGGTTGCATTTGCAACTCACTGGGGGGCGTCCCTGCCTGCCGCCGGAGCAAATCCCCAGCCTGGTCACGGAAGAGGGGCTTTTCCCCCGTAAAAAGAAAGCGGTCGTGGACATCGATCCGAACGAGGTGCGCCGGGAATGGCGGGCCCAGCTGGCCCGGTTCAGGCAATCGGGACTGACGCCAAGCCACCTCGACTCCCATCATCATATCCACAATCGGCCGGGAGCCATGCCGATCTTTGTAGAGCTGGCCCGGGAACTCGGCGTGCCGGGACGAGCCGTTTCCGACGCCATGCGCGAATCACTGACTGAAGCCGGCGTGGTCCATGCGGATTTGTGCCTCACCCGGTTTTACGGCGAGAACCTGAGCGCCACGACGTTTCTGTCCCTGGTGGACGCCGCCTTCGCCGCCCTTGGCGGCTCGGGAACGGTGGAGGTCATGGTCCACCCTGGCCGCCACGACGCCGCACTGGCCGCGATCAGCACCTACAGCGAAGGACGCGAGCTGGAACTCGCGGCGCTCACCGAACCCGGGCTGGCCGAAGCCATGGCCGAGCGGGGCATCCAAGTCGTCACCGCTGCGGAGCTGTCCGGCCGGACGGTTGCGCCGCGTCGTCAAGCCTTGTAA
- the elbB gene encoding isoprenoid biosynthesis glyoxalase ElbB — translation MPTIGVLLSGCGVLDGSEIHEATLALYFLNKAGAKVLCLAPEMTAPAVDHAAKVPSGETRNVRVEAARIARGAVTDVATVTADALDGLILPGGFGAAKNLCDFAEKGAKGTVSPSVATLLDAMHAAGKPIGAICIAPAVLALALGRFHPELTIGNDPGTAQALEAAGAKHITCAVDEIHVDAANNLVSTPAYMLGPGIADIAKGIEKLVAEVLARVHP, via the coding sequence ATGCCAACCATCGGCGTTTTGCTTTCGGGATGCGGCGTGCTGGACGGCTCGGAAATCCACGAGGCGACGCTGGCCCTCTATTTTCTGAACAAGGCCGGCGCCAAGGTTCTGTGCCTGGCTCCGGAGATGACCGCACCGGCCGTGGACCATGCCGCCAAGGTCCCAAGCGGGGAGACGCGCAACGTACGCGTGGAAGCGGCGCGCATCGCCCGGGGCGCGGTGACCGATGTGGCGACCGTGACGGCCGACGCCCTGGACGGGCTGATTTTGCCCGGCGGTTTTGGCGCGGCAAAAAACCTCTGCGATTTTGCCGAGAAAGGCGCGAAAGGAACAGTTTCCCCTTCCGTGGCCACGCTGCTTGACGCCATGCATGCCGCCGGCAAGCCCATCGGCGCCATCTGCATCGCCCCGGCCGTGCTGGCCTTGGCTCTGGGCCGGTTTCATCCCGAACTGACCATCGGCAACGATCCCGGCACGGCCCAGGCCCTGGAAGCGGCCGGGGCGAAACACATCACATGCGCCGTGGACGAAATCCACGTGGACGCGGCCAACAATCTCGTCAGCACCCCGGCCTACATGCTCGGCCCGGGCATCGCGGACATCGCCAAGGGCATCGAAAAGCTGGTGGCCGAAGTCCTGGCCCGGGTGCATCCGTAG
- a CDS encoding LeuA family protein, which translates to MSEHLPNTLTDRVTPLTISDTTLRDGAQMPGVRFSVDDKVAIAKALAAAGVDVIEAGFPAVSDREIEAVRRIAAEVAGPRIMVLCRALTADLDAAWEALQEAGPDRRGVGVFLATSPLHRRDKLGKTKGECLEMIRQAVTYARKRFLKVTFSCEDGSRTEPAFLRQAYTVAMDAGATGIGFPDTLGILTPETVKRRVRMLTQLAHPRGVRLRVHFHNDLGLATANTLAAAGAGADIVHLTVGGIGERAGNAPLEETVMALRLHSRQYRRSVGVDPMRLTGLCRLVSERSGVPIAPNKAVVGGNIFATAAGVHQDGLLKNPDTYLPFHPEAVGAHGIRLPLSPMSGRAALALRLKELGIELTPDELAVAGRLVKNADKEAWADEEGLVRRAAAKARERGA; encoded by the coding sequence ATGTCCGAACATTTGCCCAATACTTTAACCGACCGCGTCACACCGCTCACCATTTCCGATACCACCCTGCGCGACGGAGCGCAGATGCCCGGGGTGCGCTTTTCCGTCGACGACAAGGTCGCCATCGCCAAGGCCCTGGCCGCGGCTGGCGTGGACGTCATCGAGGCCGGGTTTCCGGCCGTTTCCGACCGGGAAATCGAGGCCGTGCGCCGCATTGCCGCCGAGGTGGCCGGTCCCCGGATCATGGTCCTGTGCCGGGCCTTGACAGCCGATCTTGACGCCGCCTGGGAAGCTCTGCAAGAAGCCGGTCCCGACCGGCGCGGGGTGGGCGTTTTCCTGGCCACAAGCCCCCTGCACCGCCGCGACAAGCTCGGCAAGACCAAGGGCGAGTGCCTGGAGATGATCCGGCAGGCCGTGACGTATGCCCGCAAGCGATTTCTCAAAGTGACCTTCAGCTGCGAGGACGGCAGCCGCACCGAGCCGGCCTTTTTGCGCCAGGCCTATACCGTGGCCATGGACGCCGGGGCCACTGGCATCGGCTTTCCCGACACACTGGGCATCCTGACACCCGAGACGGTCAAGCGGCGGGTGCGCATGCTTACGCAACTCGCCCATCCGCGCGGTGTGCGCCTGCGGGTGCACTTCCACAACGACCTCGGGCTGGCCACGGCCAACACCCTGGCCGCCGCCGGGGCCGGCGCGGATATCGTGCATCTGACCGTGGGCGGCATCGGCGAGCGGGCCGGCAACGCCCCCCTCGAGGAAACGGTCATGGCCCTGCGCCTGCACAGCCGGCAGTACCGCCGAAGCGTCGGCGTCGATCCGATGCGGCTGACCGGACTGTGCCGGCTCGTTTCCGAGCGCTCGGGCGTGCCCATCGCCCCAAACAAGGCCGTGGTCGGGGGCAACATCTTCGCCACGGCGGCCGGGGTGCACCAGGACGGACTGCTCAAAAACCCCGACACCTACCTGCCTTTCCACCCCGAAGCCGTGGGCGCGCACGGCATTCGCCTGCCCCTTTCGCCCATGTCCGGCCGGGCGGCCCTGGCTTTGCGCCTGAAGGAACTGGGCATCGAGCTGACCCCGGACGAACTGGCTGTCGCCGGCCGGCTGGTCAAAAACGCGGACAAGGAAGCCTGGGCCGACGAGGAGGGGCTTGTGCGCCGGGCCGCCGCCAAGGCCAGGGAGCGTGGCGCGTGA
- a CDS encoding ABC transporter ATP-binding protein translates to MTRNQVSPPNKDRHAFLGRQVWRLYTFLRPYKKAMIGGLALNILARAFDLLPLAIAGRVIDAAARGESGPKVYLFYGLTVLASFIFLAVFQSGSDYMLSALAQKTRHDIRLALYGHLQSLEPAFFEDRQTGDIMSVIVADVDALESFLTDSTTSIIRLVVTFCGIYGYLFFLEWRLALLLFVPLPLAIFAVRRFVTRVQPRYRQTRRAVGAIAGILENNISGMGVIQAYTAEDRLYEAVSARSASYRDEAIAAEGERARFLPAIYAVAGLSFGAVFAGGGYLVAAGLGPTVGDYTTFVLFAARLVLPLFVFGMLINQIQRAEAAASRVSELFAVRPRVADAPGAVALRGKPSRLEFRDVRFAYPSRGQVINGISFSLAKGQVLGVVGPTGAGKSTLVKLLLRYFEPTGGAITVDGASLAAYTLNSYRGHLGYVSQDAFLFHGTVAENILLGRPEADMAAVRHAAAVAGADDFIMKLPSGYDTVIGERGLKLSGGERQRVSLARAILRDPAILILDEATSAVDTRTEAIIQQNLYAFREDRLTLAVAHRLSTVRQCSQILVVVDGYVVERGDHETLLAAGGVYAGMWAVQSGAETLEEGGASGGSGETF, encoded by the coding sequence ATGACACGAAACCAAGTCTCTCCCCCGAATAAAGACCGCCATGCCTTTCTCGGCCGGCAGGTCTGGCGGCTCTACACCTTCCTGCGTCCGTACAAAAAGGCCATGATCGGCGGCCTGGCCCTGAACATTCTGGCCCGGGCCTTCGACCTGCTTCCCCTGGCCATCGCCGGTCGGGTCATCGACGCCGCCGCGCGCGGCGAGTCCGGTCCCAAGGTCTACCTCTTCTACGGTCTGACCGTACTGGCGAGCTTCATCTTTCTGGCCGTGTTCCAAAGCGGCTCGGATTACATGCTTTCGGCCCTGGCCCAGAAGACCCGCCACGATATCCGGCTGGCGCTTTACGGCCATCTGCAATCCCTGGAGCCGGCCTTTTTCGAGGACCGCCAGACCGGCGACATCATGTCCGTGATCGTGGCCGACGTGGATGCCCTGGAAAGTTTCCTCACCGACTCCACGACCTCGATCATCCGCCTGGTCGTCACTTTCTGCGGCATCTACGGCTACCTGTTTTTCCTGGAATGGCGGTTGGCCCTGCTCCTTTTCGTTCCCCTGCCCCTGGCCATCTTCGCCGTGCGCCGCTTCGTGACCCGGGTCCAGCCCCGCTATCGGCAAACGCGCCGGGCCGTCGGGGCCATTGCCGGCATTCTCGAAAACAATATCAGCGGCATGGGCGTCATCCAGGCCTACACGGCCGAGGACAGGCTTTATGAGGCCGTGTCCGCGCGTTCGGCCAGCTACCGCGACGAGGCCATCGCCGCCGAGGGCGAGCGGGCCCGGTTTCTGCCGGCCATCTATGCCGTGGCCGGGCTGTCCTTCGGCGCGGTCTTCGCCGGTGGCGGCTATCTGGTGGCGGCCGGACTCGGCCCGACCGTCGGCGACTACACCACCTTCGTGCTCTTTGCCGCCCGGCTGGTGCTGCCGCTTTTCGTCTTCGGCATGCTCATTAACCAGATTCAGCGGGCAGAGGCCGCCGCTTCGCGCGTCAGCGAGCTGTTCGCCGTGCGCCCCCGCGTGGCCGATGCGCCCGGGGCCGTAGCCTTGAGAGGGAAGCCCAGCCGCCTGGAATTTAGGGATGTGCGCTTCGCCTACCCGTCGCGCGGACAGGTCATAAACGGTATCAGCTTCAGCCTGGCAAAGGGGCAGGTGTTGGGTGTGGTCGGCCCGACCGGGGCCGGCAAGTCCACTCTGGTCAAACTGCTCCTGCGCTATTTCGAGCCGACCGGCGGGGCCATCACCGTCGATGGCGCATCGCTTGCCGCCTACACGCTCAACAGCTATCGCGGCCACCTCGGCTACGTGTCCCAGGACGCCTTTTTGTTTCACGGCACCGTGGCCGAAAACATCCTGCTCGGCCGCCCGGAGGCGGACATGGCCGCCGTGCGCCATGCCGCGGCCGTTGCCGGAGCCGACGACTTCATCATGAAGCTCCCGTCCGGCTACGACACGGTCATCGGCGAACGCGGGCTCAAGCTCTCCGGCGGCGAACGCCAGCGGGTGTCCCTGGCCCGGGCCATCCTGCGCGATCCGGCCATCCTGATCCTCGACGAGGCCACCTCGGCCGTGGACACCCGCACCGAGGCCATCATTCAGCAGAATCTGTACGCCTTCCGCGAGGACCGGCTCACCCTGGCCGTGGCCCACCGCCTTTCCACCGTGCGCCAGTGTTCGCAGATTCTGGTCGTGGTGGACGGCTATGTGGTCGAGCGCGGCGACCATGAGACGCTCCTTGCCGCCGGCGGGGTCTACGCCGGCATGTGGGCCGTCCAAAGCGGCGCGGAGACTTTGGAGGAGGGGGGAGCCTCCGGCGGCTCGGGGGAAACTTTTTGA
- the selD gene encoding selenide, water dikinase SelD: MSIELVKTVTAAGUAAKIAPGDLEAVLQGLPPVSDPRLLTASGVNEDAAVVRLPDGRGLVQTVDFFTPIVNDPFKFGRIAAVNALSDVYAMGGTPLSAMNIVCFPIKTMEREVLAEILRGGLDAVLEAGAVPAGGHSVEDPEVKYGLAVSGLVDADAFATNTGLAEGDVLILTKPLGTGVLATALKGDFGDPVALENELFTWAGRLNTAGGRVIRELSLKAATDVTGFGLGGHLLEMAVASGVAVEIRLADVPFLPQAVELAGLGMLPAGSFANRNYCAKTVSVASGLDPIQSDLVFDAQTSGGLVLAVPEAKVAAARRMLLDAGDLAAVVGRVVAARPDMARLRIV; encoded by the coding sequence ATGAGCATCGAACTGGTCAAGACCGTCACCGCCGCCGGCTGAGCGGCCAAGATCGCTCCAGGGGACCTGGAGGCCGTCTTGCAGGGCTTGCCGCCCGTATCTGATCCTCGCTTGCTGACCGCCTCCGGCGTCAACGAGGATGCGGCGGTGGTGCGCCTTCCGGACGGCCGGGGACTGGTCCAGACCGTGGATTTCTTCACCCCCATCGTCAACGATCCCTTCAAGTTCGGCCGCATCGCGGCGGTCAACGCCCTGTCCGACGTCTACGCCATGGGCGGCACGCCGCTTTCCGCCATGAACATCGTCTGCTTCCCCATAAAGACCATGGAACGGGAGGTGCTGGCAGAAATCCTGCGCGGCGGGCTGGACGCCGTTCTGGAGGCCGGGGCGGTCCCGGCCGGCGGGCATAGCGTGGAGGACCCGGAGGTCAAATACGGCTTGGCCGTGTCCGGGCTGGTCGACGCCGATGCCTTCGCCACCAACACCGGCCTTGCGGAAGGCGACGTGCTCATCCTGACCAAGCCGCTCGGCACGGGCGTCTTGGCCACGGCGCTCAAGGGCGATTTCGGCGATCCTGTAGCACTCGAGAACGAGCTTTTCACCTGGGCCGGGCGGCTCAACACGGCCGGCGGCCGGGTGATCCGGGAACTTTCGCTCAAGGCGGCCACGGACGTGACCGGCTTCGGCCTGGGCGGCCATCTGCTGGAGATGGCTGTCGCTTCGGGCGTTGCCGTGGAAATCCGGCTTGCCGATGTTCCCTTCCTGCCCCAGGCCGTGGAGCTGGCCGGGCTGGGGATGCTCCCGGCCGGCAGCTTCGCCAACCGCAACTACTGCGCCAAGACCGTTTCCGTGGCAAGCGGCCTCGATCCGATCCAGTCCGATCTCGTCTTCGATGCCCAGACCTCGGGCGGCCTCGTGCTGGCCGTGCCCGAGGCGAAGGTCGCGGCGGCGCGACGGATGTTGCTCGATGCCGGCGATCTGGCGGCGGTGGTCGGCCGGGTGGTCGCGGCGCGCCCGGATATGGCGCGGCTGCGCATCGTCTGA
- a CDS encoding DsrE family protein, which produces MRYDVVFHVDEDAAHLDAALTNIRNYYDALPQERFTAVLLVNGPAIKLMGADGEHAKALAEVAALGLTVRVCRNALRHFSLAPEWLCPVCEIVPAGVVELVARQAEGYAYIKP; this is translated from the coding sequence ATGCGCTACGACGTTGTTTTCCATGTCGATGAGGACGCCGCCCATCTCGATGCGGCGCTGACCAATATTCGCAATTATTACGATGCACTGCCCCAGGAGCGTTTCACGGCCGTATTGCTGGTCAACGGTCCGGCCATCAAGCTTATGGGCGCGGACGGCGAACATGCGAAGGCGCTTGCGGAGGTCGCCGCGCTGGGGCTTACGGTCCGGGTTTGCCGTAATGCGCTGCGGCATTTTAGCCTCGCCCCCGAGTGGCTTTGCCCGGTGTGCGAGATCGTGCCGGCCGGCGTGGTGGAGCTGGTTGCGCGCCAGGCCGAGGGATACGCCTACATTAAGCCATAG